In Selenomonas dianae, a genomic segment contains:
- the nrdR gene encoding transcriptional regulator NrdR: protein MKCPFCKKPDSRVIDSRAADDGATIRRRRECSECGRRFTTYEVVEKLPLMVVKRDNRREPFSRDKLLTGIIRSCDKRDISMEQITNFVAEIERTIRNRTEPEVPSEKIGEIVMERLKDFDEVAYIRFASVYRKFDDITNFIEELETLRARRGKE, encoded by the coding sequence ATGAAATGTCCTTTTTGCAAGAAGCCGGACAGTCGTGTGATCGATTCGCGAGCTGCAGACGACGGTGCGACGATCCGCCGCCGCCGTGAGTGCAGTGAGTGCGGTCGGCGGTTTACGACCTATGAGGTGGTGGAGAAACTGCCGCTCATGGTGGTCAAGCGCGATAACCGCCGCGAGCCGTTCAGCCGCGACAAACTCCTTACGGGCATCATCCGATCCTGTGACAAGCGTGACATCTCGATGGAGCAGATCACAAATTTCGTTGCGGAGATCGAGCGCACTATCCGCAACCGTACAGAACCCGAAGTTCCATCGGAGAAGATCGGGGAGATCGTCATGGAGCGGCTGAAGGATTTCGATGAGGTCGCCTATATTCGCTTTGCCTCGGTCTATCGGAAGTTTGATGACATCACGAACTTTATTGAGGAACTGGAAACGCTGCGCGCACGGCGCGGGAAGGAGTAG
- a CDS encoding helix-turn-helix domain-containing protein → MVGDILRREREKQGLTIADIEKGTSIRGVYIEQIERGNIDELPGLVYAKGFVRNYANFLHMNPEPLVQQFAEENGGSAVPTAPPAEPDGASRRISLSNVGDESLSKISIGSKTSSYAGIFGKLAVGIIALVAFVAAGAALISAINAPAKETAAPVHTEQPSAPAAAAASDPVRTPAVDGVNVSVTLTERCWTEVSVDGQSVFEGIIEKGKTESWQGKESVVVRAGNAGALDVTLNGKKLGVFGEQGEVLERRFTKTTQELKDTLPAARTQEAEAERTQENTAVKPAASSVRAEQTPPTADPRDAKPARSAANRQ, encoded by the coding sequence ATGGTAGGGGACATCTTGCGGAGAGAGCGCGAGAAGCAGGGGCTGACGATCGCCGATATTGAGAAGGGGACGAGTATACGCGGCGTCTATATCGAACAGATCGAGCGGGGCAATATCGACGAATTGCCGGGGTTGGTCTATGCGAAGGGGTTTGTGCGGAATTATGCGAATTTTCTTCACATGAATCCCGAACCTCTCGTCCAGCAGTTTGCCGAGGAAAATGGAGGCAGCGCTGTGCCGACAGCTCCTCCTGCGGAGCCCGACGGCGCATCGCGCCGTATCTCCCTCAGCAACGTCGGGGATGAATCACTCTCCAAGATCTCCATTGGGAGCAAGACATCCTCCTATGCGGGCATTTTCGGAAAGCTCGCCGTTGGCATTATCGCACTTGTTGCATTTGTGGCTGCGGGGGCGGCATTGATCTCCGCAATCAATGCGCCTGCAAAGGAGACGGCTGCTCCGGTTCACACAGAGCAGCCCTCTGCACCTGCTGCTGCGGCAGCATCCGACCCGGTACGTACACCGGCTGTAGACGGTGTGAACGTGAGTGTGACGCTCACGGAGCGCTGCTGGACAGAGGTCAGTGTTGACGGACAGAGTGTCTTTGAAGGAATTATTGAAAAGGGAAAGACTGAGAGCTGGCAGGGCAAGGAGTCGGTCGTCGTCCGCGCGGGCAATGCGGGTGCACTGGATGTAACCTTGAACGGGAAGAAGCTCGGTGTATTTGGGGAACAGGGCGAAGTTCTGGAACGTCGCTTTACCAAGACAACGCAGGAACTCAAGGATACACTGCCCGCCGCGCGTACGCAGGAAGCAGAGGCGGAACGCACACAGGAAAATACCGCGGTCAAACCGGCGGCATCTTCCGTGCGTGCGGAGCAGACCCCCCCGACGGCAGATCCGCGTGATGCGAAGCCGGCGAGGAGTGCGGCGAATAGGCAGTGA
- a CDS encoding RrF2 family transcriptional regulator produces the protein MKLSTKGRYSVTALYELALHYGEGVVPLKTIAKTQGISENYLEQLMAPLRRAGLVESVRGAQGGYTLALPPAEVTIGQIITAVEGPIALVDCLLTNAKAEGQSCVRAGHCVTRQIWEEVRDSINSVLNNISLADLIQRHQSRVGCNQ, from the coding sequence ATGAAACTTTCAACGAAGGGGCGCTACAGTGTGACGGCACTCTATGAACTCGCCCTGCATTATGGGGAGGGGGTTGTTCCCCTCAAGACGATCGCCAAGACACAGGGCATTTCGGAGAACTATCTGGAACAGCTGATGGCGCCGCTGCGCCGTGCAGGACTCGTGGAGAGCGTGCGCGGAGCGCAGGGCGGCTATACGCTTGCACTGCCGCCCGCAGAGGTGACGATCGGGCAGATCATCACGGCGGTCGAGGGGCCGATCGCCCTTGTGGACTGTCTGCTGACGAATGCAAAGGCGGAGGGGCAGAGCTGTGTGCGTGCAGGGCATTGCGTGACGCGGCAGATCTGGGAGGAGGTGCGCGACAGCATCAACTCCGTGCTCAACAATATCTCGCTTGCTGACCTCATACAGCGGCATCAAAGCCGCGTTGGCTGCAATCAGTGA
- a CDS encoding dUTP diphosphatase (catalyzes the formation of dUMP from dUTP), giving the protein MKTRGFEIVSVYENAGIYLPQRKTGASTGYDFASAEAVVIPAGECALVPTGVKAYMQRDEVLLIYIRSSTALKKRLMLMNSVGVIDADYYGNAENEGHIYIPLCNCGKDAVHIAAGERIAQGIFTRYLTVDGDMAGQGNVRAGGFGSTGNL; this is encoded by the coding sequence ATGAAGACACGGGGATTTGAAATTGTGTCCGTCTACGAGAATGCCGGAATTTATCTGCCGCAGCGCAAGACGGGGGCAAGTACAGGGTATGATTTCGCATCGGCAGAGGCGGTTGTGATTCCGGCGGGAGAATGTGCGCTTGTGCCGACGGGGGTCAAGGCGTATATGCAGCGGGATGAGGTTCTGCTCATCTATATTCGTTCGAGCACGGCACTCAAGAAGCGGCTCATGCTGATGAACAGCGTTGGGGTGATCGATGCAGACTACTACGGCAACGCGGAGAACGAGGGGCATATCTACATCCCGCTCTGCAATTGCGGTAAGGATGCGGTGCATATCGCGGCGGGGGAACGGATCGCACAGGGGATCTTTACCCGCTATCTGACGGTGGACGGCGATATGGCAGGACAGGGCAATGTGCGTGCAGGCGGATTTGGATCGACAGGGAATCTTTGA
- the hfq gene encoding RNA chaperone Hfq produces MTAKIINLQDNFLNQVRKDGIPVTIHLVNGFQIKGTVRGFDNFVVMVDAMGKQQMIYKHAISTITPAQPVKMSASES; encoded by the coding sequence GTGACGGCAAAAATCATCAATCTGCAGGACAACTTTCTCAATCAGGTGCGTAAGGACGGCATTCCCGTCACCATTCACCTTGTGAACGGGTTTCAGATCAAGGGAACGGTGCGCGGTTTTGACAATTTCGTCGTCATGGTGGATGCGATGGGAAAACAGCAGATGATCTACAAACATGCGATTTCAACCATCACCCCCGCACAGCCGGTGAAGATGTCGGCTTCGGAGTCCTGA
- the miaA gene encoding tRNA (adenosine(37)-N6)-dimethylallyltransferase MiaA, protein MIAHEKNPLLVLVGPTAVGKTELSLQLAEALGTDIISGDSMCIYRGFDIGSAKPTAEERTRVAHHLIDVLEADEQFSVTEFVARVAALVHEHERRGRLPFVVGGTGLYIKALIEGYDFNEAQAQRRFRRAMESVAARRGNERVHSFLAHHDPAAAKRLHINNLRRVIRAIEVMRYGDERISQESALMGGEQPYDAFVVGLMRARAHLYERINARVTAMFAAGLPDEVAGLLAHGVSRDAPAMKGIGYKETAAYLAGEMSEAEAITAIQTATRHFAKRQLTWYRRMPYIRWYDADTRTETELQRAILSDVYAWQEERSAQA, encoded by the coding sequence TTGATCGCGCATGAAAAAAACCCGCTGCTCGTCCTTGTCGGACCGACAGCAGTTGGAAAGACGGAGCTTTCGCTGCAGCTTGCAGAGGCTCTGGGGACGGACATCATCTCGGGCGACTCCATGTGCATCTATCGCGGCTTCGATATCGGCAGTGCAAAGCCGACGGCAGAGGAGCGTACACGCGTTGCACATCATCTCATCGACGTGCTGGAGGCGGACGAACAGTTCTCCGTGACGGAGTTTGTCGCACGCGTCGCCGCTCTTGTGCATGAACACGAACGGAGGGGGCGTCTGCCGTTTGTCGTCGGCGGGACAGGGCTCTACATCAAAGCGCTCATCGAGGGCTATGACTTCAACGAGGCACAGGCGCAGAGACGCTTTCGCCGTGCGATGGAGAGCGTCGCCGCACGGCGCGGAAATGAGCGCGTGCATTCCTTCCTCGCACATCATGACCCCGCAGCGGCAAAACGGCTGCACATTAACAATCTCAGGCGCGTGATCCGCGCGATTGAGGTCATGCGTTACGGAGATGAGCGCATCTCACAGGAGAGTGCGCTGATGGGCGGAGAGCAGCCTTACGATGCCTTTGTCGTCGGGCTGATGCGCGCGCGTGCACACCTCTATGAGCGCATCAATGCACGCGTGACAGCGATGTTTGCGGCGGGGCTTCCGGATGAGGTCGCCGGACTTCTTGCGCACGGGGTGAGCCGTGACGCGCCTGCGATGAAGGGGATCGGCTACAAGGAAACGGCAGCATATCTTGCCGGTGAGATGAGTGAGGCGGAGGCGATCACCGCCATTCAGACGGCGACACGGCATTTCGCGAAGCGGCAGCTCACATGGTATCGGCGTATGCCCTATATCCGCTGGTATGATGCGGATACACGGACGGAGACAGAACTTCAGCGTGCCATTCTTTCGGATGTGTACGCGTGGCAGGAAGAAAGGAGCGCTCAGGCGTGA
- a CDS encoding metal-dependent hydrolase encodes MVKFSYYGHAAFLLDDGTHRVLVDPFLTGNPTARIAANEVACDFILLTHAHGDHLGDAPSIAVRTGAAIVAIPEVISVCEGQALGEIRSHPMNIGGSLGLPFGKVRMTFAQHSAGVAGGIACGFVIYIGGKVVYYAGDTALFSDMQLIGRKDAIDYAVLPIGDNYTMGLEDAAMAAQWLNAGHVIPIHYDTWPIIAQEVNRYKEVTEAMTRARVNIVAPGETIEL; translated from the coding sequence ATGGTAAAATTCAGCTACTATGGTCATGCGGCTTTTTTGCTCGATGACGGGACGCATAGGGTACTCGTGGATCCGTTTCTGACGGGAAATCCAACGGCGCGTATTGCAGCGAACGAGGTCGCCTGCGACTTCATCCTGCTCACGCATGCGCACGGGGATCATCTCGGCGATGCTCCTTCGATTGCGGTGCGTACGGGAGCGGCAATTGTTGCGATTCCCGAAGTGATCTCTGTCTGCGAAGGGCAGGCACTCGGCGAGATCAGGTCACATCCGATGAACATTGGCGGTTCGCTTGGTCTGCCGTTCGGCAAGGTGCGCATGACGTTCGCCCAGCACAGTGCAGGCGTTGCGGGCGGGATTGCGTGCGGATTCGTCATCTACATTGGCGGCAAGGTTGTCTACTACGCCGGCGATACCGCACTCTTCAGCGATATGCAGCTGATCGGGCGCAAGGATGCGATCGACTACGCCGTACTCCCCATCGGCGACAACTATACGATGGGGCTTGAGGATGCGGCGATGGCGGCGCAGTGGCTCAATGCAGGACACGTCATCCCCATCCACTACGATACGTGGCCGATCATCGCGCAGGAAGTGAATCGCTACAAGGAGGTCACGGAGGCGATGACGCGTGCGCGGGTGAATATCGTCGCGCCCGGGGAAACCATCGAACTTTGA
- the ileS gene encoding isoleucine--tRNA ligase, which yields MYEKVDTNLNFAAREKAVADFWRENHIAQQAVDQREGCETFTFYDGPPTANGRPHIGHVLTRVIKDMLPRYQSMKGRKVLRKAGWDTHGLPVELEVEKAIGINGKDQIEDYGIEPFIEKCRESVWKYKAMWEEFSDVVGFWADMEHPYITYENNFIESEWWALKEIWKKGLLYQGHKIVPYCPRCGTPLSSHEVAQGYKDVTERSAIVRFQAADEDAYFLAWTTTPWTLPSNLALCVNPNVTYVKVRVYGKVYYLAEALMDSVFADSWGDREILATMKGSDLEYRKYEPLYAFVDKDVQDKAFFVTCDDYVTTEDGTGIVHMAPAFGEDDNRVCRKYGMPFVQFVNDKGEMTEETDWPGIFVKDADPLILADLEKSGKLFKAPEFTHSYPHCWRCDTPLIYYARASWFIRMTAVRDALVANNNTVNWIPKTIGDGRFGNWIEHVQDWGISRDRYWGTPLNIWKCSCGHEHAVGSIAELRALQPNCPADIELHRPYIDAITFPCEKCGEEMHRVPEVIDCWFDSGAMPFAQWHYPFENKDVFETYFPADFISEAVDQTRGWFYSLIAISTLLFDKSPYKNVIVLGHVQDENGQKMSKSKGNAVEPMDALRRHGADAIRWYFYENSAPWLPNRFSDDAVQEGARKFMGTLWNTYAFYVLYANIDNFDPTAHTLDYKCLSVMDRWVFSRLNTMVRTVDDCLANYRVTEAAKAVQSFVEELSNWYVRRSRSRFWAKGMEQDKVDAYLTLYTALVTTVKAAAPMVPFITESIYRNLVCSVDKTAPISVHLADFPTVNEALIDTQLEENMETVLEVVTLGRAARNAANIKNRQPVAQMFIKAEHTLPEFFVEIIADELNVKAVTFRDDMSDFLAYHVKPNFRVLGAKVGRQMNAVKKALEESDGAAVKDALTGDGSYTLHLADGDVTVTSEDVEVTVSQQEGYNCQSYGGVTVALKTTLTEELLAEGFVREIISKVQTMRKECGLEVTDHISLDLSGNAKLTAIAAKNEAFIREITLADTVSYDAPAGTSKEWNINGEKLTLSIK from the coding sequence TTGTACGAGAAAGTAGATACCAATTTGAATTTTGCCGCACGTGAGAAAGCCGTTGCGGATTTTTGGCGCGAAAACCATATTGCACAGCAGGCGGTGGATCAGCGCGAGGGCTGTGAGACGTTCACGTTCTACGACGGTCCGCCGACGGCGAACGGCCGTCCGCACATCGGTCACGTCTTAACGCGCGTCATCAAGGATATGCTGCCGCGCTACCAGTCGATGAAGGGGCGCAAGGTGCTCCGCAAGGCAGGTTGGGATACGCACGGTCTGCCCGTCGAGCTTGAGGTCGAGAAGGCGATCGGTATCAACGGCAAGGATCAGATCGAGGATTACGGCATCGAGCCGTTCATCGAGAAGTGCCGTGAATCCGTCTGGAAATACAAGGCGATGTGGGAGGAGTTCTCCGATGTCGTCGGGTTCTGGGCGGATATGGAACACCCCTACATTACCTATGAGAACAACTTTATTGAGTCCGAGTGGTGGGCGCTGAAGGAGATCTGGAAGAAGGGGCTGCTCTATCAGGGACACAAGATCGTCCCGTACTGCCCGCGCTGCGGCACACCGCTCTCCTCGCACGAGGTCGCGCAGGGCTACAAGGATGTGACGGAGCGCTCGGCGATCGTGCGCTTTCAGGCAGCGGACGAGGATGCCTACTTCCTCGCATGGACGACCACACCGTGGACGCTCCCGTCGAACCTTGCCCTTTGCGTGAATCCGAATGTGACGTATGTGAAGGTGCGCGTTTACGGCAAGGTCTACTATCTCGCTGAGGCACTGATGGACAGCGTATTCGCGGACTCGTGGGGCGACCGCGAGATCCTTGCGACGATGAAGGGCAGTGACCTTGAGTATCGCAAGTATGAGCCTCTTTATGCGTTTGTGGACAAGGACGTGCAGGACAAGGCGTTCTTCGTGACCTGCGACGACTACGTTACAACGGAGGACGGCACGGGCATCGTTCACATGGCGCCCGCTTTCGGTGAGGACGATAACCGTGTCTGCCGCAAGTATGGAATGCCGTTTGTTCAGTTTGTCAATGACAAGGGCGAGATGACGGAGGAAACGGACTGGCCGGGGATCTTCGTAAAGGATGCCGATCCCCTGATCCTCGCGGATCTCGAAAAGAGCGGCAAGCTGTTCAAAGCACCCGAGTTTACGCACAGCTATCCGCACTGCTGGCGCTGCGACACGCCGCTGATCTACTATGCACGTGCCTCGTGGTTCATCCGCATGACGGCGGTGCGCGATGCGCTCGTTGCGAACAACAATACGGTCAACTGGATTCCGAAGACCATCGGCGACGGGCGTTTCGGCAACTGGATCGAGCACGTGCAGGACTGGGGCATCAGCCGTGACCGCTACTGGGGCACGCCGCTCAACATCTGGAAATGCTCCTGCGGGCACGAGCACGCTGTCGGCTCCATCGCCGAACTGCGTGCGCTCCAACCGAACTGTCCTGCGGACATCGAACTGCACCGTCCGTACATCGACGCGATTACATTTCCCTGCGAAAAGTGTGGTGAGGAGATGCACCGCGTGCCCGAGGTCATCGACTGCTGGTTCGACTCGGGCGCGATGCCGTTCGCGCAGTGGCACTATCCGTTTGAGAACAAGGATGTCTTTGAGACGTACTTCCCCGCAGACTTCATCTCCGAGGCGGTCGATCAGACGCGCGGCTGGTTCTACTCGCTGATTGCGATTTCGACGCTGCTCTTTGACAAGAGCCCGTACAAGAACGTCATTGTTCTCGGTCATGTGCAGGACGAGAACGGGCAGAAGATGAGCAAGTCGAAGGGCAACGCGGTCGAGCCGATGGACGCGCTGCGCCGTCACGGCGCAGATGCGATCCGCTGGTACTTCTACGAGAACAGTGCGCCGTGGCTGCCGAACCGCTTCTCCGACGATGCGGTGCAGGAGGGCGCACGCAAGTTCATGGGGACGCTCTGGAACACGTATGCGTTCTATGTCCTCTATGCGAACATCGACAATTTCGATCCGACAGCGCACACGCTCGACTACAAATGCCTCTCGGTTATGGATCGGTGGGTGTTCTCGCGTCTGAATACGATGGTGCGCACGGTGGACGACTGCCTCGCAAACTATCGTGTGACCGAGGCGGCAAAGGCGGTGCAGTCCTTTGTCGAGGAACTGTCCAACTGGTACGTGCGCCGCAGCCGCAGCCGCTTCTGGGCAAAGGGCATGGAGCAGGACAAGGTGGATGCCTACCTTACGCTCTATACCGCGCTCGTGACGACGGTAAAGGCGGCGGCGCCGATGGTACCGTTCATCACGGAGAGCATCTACCGCAATCTTGTCTGCTCGGTGGACAAGACTGCGCCGATCTCCGTGCATCTTGCGGACTTCCCGACGGTGAACGAGGCGCTTATTGACACGCAGCTTGAGGAGAATATGGAGACCGTCCTTGAGGTTGTCACCCTCGGGCGTGCGGCACGCAACGCGGCGAACATCAAGAACCGTCAGCCAGTTGCGCAGATGTTCATCAAGGCGGAGCATACGCTGCCGGAGTTCTTCGTCGAGATCATCGCGGATGAACTCAATGTCAAGGCGGTGACGTTCCGCGACGATATGTCGGACTTCCTCGCCTATCATGTGAAACCGAACTTCCGCGTGCTCGGCGCGAAGGTCGGCAGGCAGATGAACGCGGTCAAGAAGGCGCTCGAAGAGAGCGACGGCGCGGCGGTGAAGGATGCGCTCACAGGCGACGGCAGCTATACGCTGCACCTCGCGGACGGCGATGTCACGGTCACATCGGAGGATGTCGAAGTGACCGTTTCGCAGCAGGAGGGCTATAACTGTCAGAGCTACGGCGGTGTGACCGTTGCGCTCAAGACCACGCTCACAGAGGAGCTCCTTGCGGAGGGCTTTGTCCGCGAGATCATCAGCAAGGTACAGACGATGCGCAAGGAATGCGGGCTTGAGGTCACAGATCATATCTCGCTGGATCTCTCGGGCAACGCGAAGCTCACGGCGATCGCCGCGAAGAATGAGGCGTTTATCCGCGAGATTACGCTCGCTGACACCGTGTCCTATGATGCCCCTGCGGGTACGAGCAAGGAGTGGAACATCAACGGTGAAAAGCTGACACTCAGCATCAAGTAA
- a CDS encoding phosphatase domain-containing putative toxin yields MHAFKHLLTVLLLCTLCIIPYTASAADTNADYRGYVWRIDMAAGNAAELPHNFRTAGSPFQTRTDAAKFGVDPNYTPSREGLDVLPLSGSAEFSVPAFHALLKDLHTRAKGSICIVDLRQESHGFMNGNAVSWYGKHDWGNIGRTKHEALRDENMRIRSAQGKDVMLAHLDKKKQPKNPQTVRVTAAMTERKLVEDAGVRYVRLAVTDHKWADPQTIDKFVDLVKKMPADTWMHFHCQAGKGRTTSFMAMYDMMKNPSVPLKDILYRQYLLGGAYLAYDPTTHHAPTGWEDADYHHKSEMIAKFYDYVQQNHENDYAVPWSMWLKKNP; encoded by the coding sequence ATGCACGCATTCAAACATTTACTCACTGTCCTGCTATTATGCACGCTATGTATCATCCCATACACCGCCTCTGCCGCCGATACGAACGCAGACTACCGAGGCTATGTCTGGCGCATCGACATGGCGGCGGGCAATGCGGCGGAGCTGCCGCACAATTTCCGCACGGCGGGATCGCCGTTCCAAACGCGGACAGACGCAGCGAAGTTCGGTGTCGACCCGAACTATACGCCCTCTCGTGAGGGACTGGATGTCCTGCCGCTCTCGGGAAGCGCGGAGTTCTCCGTCCCTGCCTTTCACGCGCTGCTGAAAGACCTGCACACGCGCGCAAAGGGCTCGATCTGTATCGTCGATCTGCGGCAGGAGTCGCACGGCTTCATGAATGGAAATGCCGTCAGCTGGTACGGCAAGCACGACTGGGGCAATATCGGCAGGACAAAACACGAGGCACTGCGTGACGAAAATATGCGTATTCGCAGTGCACAAGGCAAAGATGTCATGCTCGCACACCTCGACAAGAAAAAGCAGCCAAAAAATCCGCAGACCGTCCGCGTCACGGCGGCGATGACGGAGCGCAAGCTGGTCGAGGATGCAGGCGTGCGCTACGTCCGCCTCGCCGTCACCGACCACAAATGGGCAGACCCGCAGACCATCGACAAATTTGTCGATCTCGTGAAAAAAATGCCTGCGGACACATGGATGCACTTTCACTGTCAGGCAGGCAAGGGACGCACGACCAGCTTTATGGCGATGTACGATATGATGAAAAATCCCTCCGTCCCACTGAAGGACATCCTCTATCGTCAGTACCTGCTCGGCGGAGCATACCTCGCCTACGACCCGACCACGCATCATGCACCGACGGGATGGGAGGATGCAGACTACCATCACAAGTCAGAGATGATCGCAAAGTTCTACGACTACGTTCAGCAGAATCACGAGAACGACTATGCCGTTCCGTGGAGTATGTGGCTGAAGAAGAATCCATAA
- a CDS encoding fructose-1,6-bisphosphatase produces MSINTIKAEREKVLRLMAEKYPTKEIVYEKIVYLKSQLMLPKGTEHFMSDLHGAYDSFFHILNNCSGVIKEKVDYCFGARMTEEEKAEFCTLIYYPREKVEQMTAKDEADAIWYQQNIANLLELTKLMSWKFPANKMHSFIPKRYASVIVELLSTRPELDEAQLYYYKQLIETIVDIGGGADFIEAFSVLVKRLAVERIHIVGDFFDRGDRPDGILDLLMQHPSVDIQWGNHDVLWMGAALGSEVCIAAVIRNSLRYRNTDVLERGYGISLRPLSTFASRIYPDENPIKAAERAISMMMFKLEGKLVKRNPDFHMEDRLLLDKIDFRSSYVTLNNGRRVELESAYFPTIDDGANCYELTEEERHIIDDLRSYFIESKALKRHVDYLYERGSMYLCCNGNLLFHGCVPMNEDGSFRTITYKGEEYTGRAWMDFCEEKARAAWNEHTQEGLDFMYFLWCGLLAPTSGRSFTTFERSFISDESTWKEPADPYFRLIKEEAICEKILVEFGLDAKHGHIINGHVPVKVKKGESPMRANGRAIIIDGGFATPYHSKTGISGYTLIYNSRGLRLLQHQTVANVREALRENRDIESVSQTVELQARSCLVRDTDRGAAIMDEIADLHALLRAYQTGHIKPQ; encoded by the coding sequence ATGAGCATAAATACGATAAAGGCGGAGCGGGAAAAGGTGCTCCGTCTGATGGCGGAGAAGTACCCGACGAAGGAGATCGTCTACGAGAAAATCGTCTATCTGAAATCGCAGCTCATGCTGCCGAAGGGGACGGAGCACTTCATGAGCGATCTGCACGGCGCATACGATTCGTTCTTTCACATCCTCAACAACTGCTCGGGGGTCATCAAGGAAAAGGTGGACTACTGTTTCGGCGCACGCATGACGGAGGAGGAGAAAGCGGAGTTCTGCACGCTCATCTACTATCCGCGCGAAAAGGTGGAGCAGATGACGGCAAAGGACGAGGCAGACGCGATTTGGTATCAGCAGAACATTGCGAATTTGCTCGAACTCACAAAGCTCATGAGTTGGAAATTTCCGGCGAACAAGATGCACAGCTTCATTCCAAAGCGTTACGCATCCGTCATTGTGGAACTGCTGAGTACGCGTCCCGAACTGGATGAGGCGCAGCTTTACTACTATAAACAGCTGATCGAGACGATTGTGGACATCGGCGGCGGCGCGGACTTCATCGAGGCGTTCAGCGTGCTTGTCAAGCGGCTTGCAGTCGAGCGCATCCATATCGTCGGCGACTTTTTCGACCGCGGCGACCGTCCCGACGGCATCCTTGACCTCCTGATGCAGCACCCGTCCGTCGACATCCAATGGGGCAATCACGATGTACTATGGATGGGGGCGGCGCTCGGCAGTGAGGTATGCATCGCGGCGGTCATCCGTAACTCGCTGCGCTACCGCAATACAGACGTACTGGAACGCGGCTACGGCATCAGTCTGCGCCCGCTCTCGACGTTTGCCTCACGCATCTACCCCGACGAGAATCCGATCAAGGCGGCGGAGCGCGCGATCTCGATGATGATGTTCAAGCTCGAAGGGAAGCTCGTCAAGCGCAATCCGGATTTCCACATGGAGGATCGTCTGCTCCTCGATAAGATTGATTTCAGATCGTCCTACGTTACCCTCAATAATGGGCGTCGCGTGGAACTTGAGAGTGCCTATTTCCCGACGATTGACGATGGCGCGAACTGTTACGAACTGACGGAGGAGGAGCGGCACATCATTGACGATCTGCGTTCTTACTTCATTGAGAGCAAGGCATTGAAGCGTCATGTGGACTATCTTTATGAGCGTGGCAGTATGTATCTGTGCTGTAACGGCAATCTCCTGTTCCACGGCTGTGTTCCCATGAACGAGGATGGGAGCTTCCGCACCATTACCTACAAGGGCGAGGAATATACGGGACGCGCGTGGATGGATTTCTGCGAGGAGAAGGCGCGTGCGGCGTGGAACGAACACACGCAGGAGGGGCTGGACTTCATGTACTTCCTCTGGTGCGGACTGCTTGCGCCAACCTCGGGTCGCTCGTTCACGACGTTCGAGCGTTCCTTCATCTCAGATGAATCGACGTGGAAAGAGCCGGCGGATCCGTATTTCCGCCTCATCAAGGAGGAAGCAATCTGCGAGAAAATCCTCGTGGAGTTCGGGCTTGACGCAAAGCACGGACATATCATCAACGGGCACGTCCCCGTGAAGGTGAAGAAGGGGGAGAGCCCCATGCGCGCGAATGGCCGCGCGATCATCATCGACGGCGGTTTTGCGACGCCCTATCACTCCAAGACGGGCATCTCGGGCTACACGCTCATCTACAACTCGCGCGGTCTGCGCCTTCTCCAGCATCAGACCGTAGCGAATGTGCGTGAGGCACTGCGTGAGAACCGTGACATCGAATCCGTCTCGCAGACGGTCGAACTGCAGGCGCGCAGCTGTCTTGTGCGCGACACCGATCGCGGCGCGGCGATTATGGACGAGATCGCCGACCTCCATGCCCTCCTGCGTGCGTATCAGACCGGGCATATCAAGCCGCAATAA